A stretch of DNA from Maridesulfovibrio sp.:
CAGGGGGTTATTGATCTCATGGGCAATCCCGGTGGAGATTTCTCCAAGCGCGGAATTGCGCTGAGAGCGGACCAGCCGCTGCTCCAGATCATCTTCCCGGACACGGCACAGCCGCAGGCAATTCATGAGCACGCCGTCCAGATACAGGCTGCCCGCAGCAGCGGCCACGACCAGAACAAGACCGGGGGTCCTGAGCTTCAACGCAACTGCACACCCGCACACAACCAGAGTGAAAAAGACGTACCGCAATTGATTGAAACGGTGCAGATCAACGGGAATCATCTCCGCCCCCTTCCCTTCTCTTAAGAACGGCATGCTCATAAGCGTTGCGTATTCTTTCAATCAGGTCATCAATATCAAACGGCTTGAGAATATAATCGTAAGCCCCGTGGCTTATGCCTTCCAGCCCGGACGCAACGGAACTGTGCCCGGTAAGCATTATTACCTCCACATCCGAATGCCTGCGGCAGATATGCTTCAGAGTCTCCATTCCGCTCATCCGGGGCATCTTGACATCAAGTATGACTACATCGACATCATGTTCGCCGAGGTACTTAAGAGCCTCTGCCCCGCTTCCGGCCACGGCCACATCCATATTGCGCCGTCCCAGACGCCGCTGTATCAGCTTCAGAAAATCAGGTTCGTCATCGACAACAAGGAGTCTTATTCTGGGCATATTTCCTCCTTTTCACTGAGTTCCGACATTACCAGCGGCAGGCTGATGGTAAAAACAGCCCCCCCGTCCGGCTTATTGTCCATTTTGATATTTCCGCCGAGTTTACGGAGAATCGAATAGGTTATGGAAAGCCCGAGCCCCGTTCCTTCCCCGGCGGCCTTGGTGGTGAAAAACGGGTCGAAGACCTTCGTTATCAGTTCAGGAGGGATGCCGGGACCGGAATCACTGACCTCCAATTCAACGAAGTCTTTAAATCGTCTGGTAGAAAGGGATATGCGGCCGTCTTCCCCGGTGGCGTCTATGGCGTTTTCCACAATATTGAGCACAACCTGCTGCACCTGATTGAAATCGGTCCGCAGACCGGGAAGATCGGGACTGAGGTCATAGCTTACGCTGATATTCCGATACAGAATTTCATTGTCCAGAAAGGATACCGTCTGACGGATCAGCATGTTGAAATCCACGTCATCCTGTGCGGGCTCCATACTGCGGGCGAAGCCGAGCATTCTGTGGGTTACGGACCGGGCCCTCTCCACATGGCGCTCAATGTCGGCCAAAGCTTCTTCCAGATTTGCGCGGGCCGCGACACCGTCGAACTCGCCGTCATTGATCATATCCCGTATCCAGCCCGAGCTTTCCCGGATTATGGACAGAGGATTGTTCACTTCATGAGCGACTCCGGCAGCCATCTTGCCCAGGGAAGCCATCTTGGAAGACTGCATAACGGTTGCATCCATCATGGATTTTTCCCGATCCGCCAGAACCAGTTTGCGGACAACGGAAGTAATAGCCAGAAAAGTTCCTAGGGATATCATCAGTGCGCAGACAACAAGAAGCAGGAAAACCAGATACTGATCACGCAGCACGGGAGAGAGATCCTCTCCGGGACTCTCCAGCACAACCAGCCGCCAGTCCACCATGGACAGAGGCAGTACACCGGCCATCATCATTGTCCCGTGATCGTCCCAACGCATGATGCTCACATCGCTTC
This window harbors:
- a CDS encoding response regulator, which translates into the protein MPRIRLLVVDDEPDFLKLIQRRLGRRNMDVAVAGSGAEALKYLGEHDVDVVILDVKMPRMSGMETLKHICRRHSDVEVIMLTGHSSVASGLEGISHGAYDYILKPFDIDDLIERIRNAYEHAVLKRREGGGDDSR
- a CDS encoding ATP-binding protein codes for the protein MKKSSYHQLRWKLTSITLLFSLIPLFLLGFVLHDQFRKSYEEKFTGNLRMTVLNKADAIDMFLEERVVQLQNIANTNTFAELSNQKNLNRIFDAVYSTTKSFIDFGVFDSKGNHVAYCGPYDLKNINYGEERWFNQTMLKGVYISDVFMGFRNFPHFVIAVKRREADRTWVLRATIDSDVFDSLVGNVRSGKFGDAYLMNAELLLQTSSRRGGKVLDKAGLPAFSSGSDVSIMRWDDHGTMMMAGVLPLSMVDWRLVVLESPGEDLSPVLRDQYLVFLLLVVCALMISLGTFLAITSVVRKLVLADREKSMMDATVMQSSKMASLGKMAAGVAHEVNNPLSIIRESSGWIRDMINDGEFDGVAARANLEEALADIERHVERARSVTHRMLGFARSMEPAQDDVDFNMLIRQTVSFLDNEILYRNISVSYDLSPDLPGLRTDFNQVQQVVLNIVENAIDATGEDGRISLSTRRFKDFVELEVSDSGPGIPPELITKVFDPFFTTKAAGEGTGLGLSITYSILRKLGGNIKMDNKPDGGAVFTISLPLVMSELSEKEEICPE